Below is a window of Streptomyces sp. WMMB303 DNA.
GGCCGGAGCTGGCCGCACGCGACACCTACGCCCGCGGACTCCGCACCTTCGCCGACGCGCTCCTCCCCCACACCCCGCCGACCACACCCACAACCACCGCCTGAGCCCGCGCACCCAGCCGGCACGTCCAGCACAGAGCACGCCCTGCACGGAACATGCGCACACGACAAGCGCCGGCGCGCCGCCGCACCGCACCTCGGATGCGCGACGCTTCCGCGCCGAACGGGGATGAACCCGCCCGCGACGGGTACGGCGTCGCACATACGGCAGCCGCCCGACGCCCATCATCAGGAACGGGCGCTGCTGACGGCCCATCTACGCACCGCCCGGGGGACGACATGGACGAGAGCAACTTCCTGCGCGAGCGGTTTCGCTGGGCACTCCGCGCAGGCGGCGCCCTCACGGCCTTCTGCGTCGTAGGGGCGGTGCTGTCCGCCCTGTTCGGCGCCCCCGACCTGGTGTCCTGGCCCGTGGCAGCGGGTGCGGCCGTCGTCGGCTGGCGCGTCGGCAACCAGCTGATGCAGCGCTACGAAGGCCGCCGGTGACGCGGTGACAACCGGCCGGGGCCACACCGGCTGCCTGTCGGTGGGGGTGCGGGCGTCCCCTGAAAAAGCAGTGGAGCGGCAGTCCGGGGTGCCGCTACCGTGCTACCGCCCTTGTCGCCTCACCGAGGACGTGCCCTTGTACACCAAGTGAGACCCCCCGAGTGCTGATCTGTCGCGCGTCGCGCCTGTGCGCCGCGCTGCTTTCCGCTGCGGACTTCTCACTGAAACCGGTGTACTGCTGTGCAAACGACCTGGGTGGTCGTTCCCACCTGCCTGCCCGAAATCCTCCGCCGTTGTCATGTCTGCGCCTCCGAGCGCTTCCGCACGAGCGGCAAATTCCGCGTCAACGCGAACCACAAGCTCCTCGACGCCTGGCTCCTCGCCCTGTGCACCGGCTGCGGGGAGACCACCAAGCTCACCGTCCTGGAGCGGATCAACGTCCGCTCCATCCGACCCGACCTACTGGACCGCCTGCACGGCAACGACCCCGGCCTGGCAGCCGAACTGCTCCAGGACCCGCCCGTACGGCGTCGCAACCGCATCGCCCTCGACTGGCGCGACGCCTGGCGACTGGAGACCTCCGGCCCGACGCCGCCGGCGGCCGGGGACGGGCCGGGCGAGCGGGCACCGGCGGACGAGGCGGCGGCCCTGCCGGAAGGCGAGACGCTCGAAGTCTCGGTCCGCTTCGCCGCACGGATACCCATCCGCCCGGTACGCCTGATCGCTGACGGCTTCGGCCTTTCACGGGCCGAAGTGGGGAGACTGCTCGCCGAGGGCAACCTCGTCTCGACGGTCCGCCTGAGCGGCAAACTCTCCGCCAACTTCACCTTCACGTTCAAACGCTGAACCGGCCCTGCCAGGGAGGTCCTGTTCGGCCCGTCGCGGCCGGGCAGGACCTACCCGGACTCCACGATCGACTTGAGCCGGGCAAGGTCGGCGGCAACGGTGTCCGCGTCCCGCTCGAAGTCGGCCTCACTCATCTCCGGCCGCCGACGCAGCGTGAACACCACCTCGCTCCCCGCACCATGGGCGATCACGCGCACCGGGTTGTAGACGGACTGCCCCGAAGGCAACGTGACGTCGTGATCGAGCACACCCAGCTCATTACGCGGTGTGAAAGTGACCACCACCCGCCCCATCGGCGACGACTCCGCGACCCACCCCTCGTCCCTCTGTTCGATGGAATCTCCCAGCCCATGGGCCCACACGGGCAGATTCACCGGGTTCGACGCATAGTCGTAGACCTCGCCGAGGGGTCGGTCGATATAGACGCTCACGTGGCGTGATGCGGTGACTTGGCTGCTCATGGGACGACGGTAGCCCTCCGCCCGTCCGACTTTCTTGAACGAATCGGCCGCGCCACGGCCGCCCGCCCCGCGTTGGTACGGCACTCCACGGGCAGCGCCATTCCGCCGCGGGACAGGACATACGAGGTGGAACCTGCCGGACGCGGACGGCGTCCGGCAGCCGGCCCGGGCCCGAAGACCGTTCGATCCGCCCGGGGAACGCAATCGGCTCACCCGGCCGGCGCTGCGCGTCGACCGACGGCTCGGGGCTACCGTGCGCACCCCTCCTCACCGTCGAACGCGCTGACTCAGGTGCCGGCTGCCGTCTCGGGCTCGGGCTCGGGCTCGGGCTCGGGCTCGGCAGGAGGCAACGTGGGACAGGGGTCGGTGAGGCTGCCGCCGCGGCGGCGACGCATATGGGACTCGATCAGGCGAACGGCCGGCCCGTGACCGCAGTGAAAGGCGAAGAGCCGGGGGACCGTACCGTCGGGGCCCGAGAGTTCGGGGTCGGCACCATAGGCCAGCAGCGCCGCCGTGCACGCGGAGTTCAGCGGCTTCCCCGTCTGGACCGCACCGTCCGCCTCGACGTCGATCGCGTGCAGCAGCAACGTCATGTTCGACGACACCCCATTCGGGTCGACCCCGATGTCCAGCAGCCGGGTGAGGTCCTCGACCCGTCCGCGCGCAATGGCGTCGTACGCCGGGGAAGTCTTCTCGCCGAGTCGGCCCTTGTATTCCATGGTGCGATCC
It encodes the following:
- a CDS encoding DUF1062 domain-containing protein; this encodes MQTTWVVVPTCLPEILRRCHVCASERFRTSGKFRVNANHKLLDAWLLALCTGCGETTKLTVLERINVRSIRPDLLDRLHGNDPGLAAELLQDPPVRRRNRIALDWRDAWRLETSGPTPPAAGDGPGERAPADEAAALPEGETLEVSVRFAARIPIRPVRLIADGFGLSRAEVGRLLAEGNLVSTVRLSGKLSANFTFTFKR
- a CDS encoding SRPBCC family protein codes for the protein MSSQVTASRHVSVYIDRPLGEVYDYASNPVNLPVWAHGLGDSIEQRDEGWVAESSPMGRVVVTFTPRNELGVLDHDVTLPSGQSVYNPVRVIAHGAGSEVVFTLRRRPEMSEADFERDADTVAADLARLKSIVESG
- a CDS encoding ankyrin repeat domain-containing protein → MEYKGRLGEKTSPAYDAIARGRVEDLTRLLDIGVDPNGVSSNMTLLLHAIDVEADGAVQTGKPLNSACTAALLAYGADPELSGPDGTVPRLFAFHCGHGPAVRLIESHMRRRRGGSLTDPCPTLPPAEPEPEPEPEPETAAGT